In Rhodobium gokarnense, one DNA window encodes the following:
- a CDS encoding HlyD family secretion protein, which yields MKKPGFAVGLLVVVIGGALAFVGWNYLQRDELPDGFAASNGRIEAVEIDIATKTAGRVEEISVNDGDFVTAGDTVAQMETATLKARLREAEAALKQARIGVETAKSLVVQRQAENAAAKATVAQRQAELDAATKQLTRTEELATRGTATLQKRDDDRASFQSAKAAVSAAEATLAGTDAAIGYAKAQVISAEAAVEAGEATLDRIRTDIADTTLTAPRDGRVQYRVAQPGEVIAAGGTVVNIVDLADVYMTFFLPTSAAGRIAIGAEARIVLDAAPQYVVPAEISYVADVAQFTPKTVETEEERQKLTFRLKAKVDAGTLKKYIRFVKTGLPGMAYVRLNPEAEWPEHLAVRLPDVR from the coding sequence ATGAAGAAGCCGGGGTTTGCCGTCGGGCTCCTCGTTGTCGTCATCGGCGGCGCGCTCGCCTTTGTCGGCTGGAACTATCTGCAGCGCGACGAGCTGCCGGACGGGTTCGCGGCCTCCAACGGGCGCATCGAGGCGGTGGAGATCGACATCGCCACCAAGACCGCGGGCCGGGTCGAGGAGATTTCCGTCAATGACGGCGATTTCGTCACGGCGGGCGACACCGTTGCCCAGATGGAGACCGCGACGCTGAAGGCGCGCTTGCGTGAGGCCGAGGCGGCCCTGAAACAGGCGCGGATCGGCGTGGAGACGGCGAAAAGCCTCGTCGTCCAGCGCCAGGCGGAGAACGCGGCGGCCAAGGCGACGGTCGCCCAACGCCAGGCGGAACTCGACGCCGCCACCAAGCAGTTGACCCGCACCGAAGAGCTGGCGACGCGCGGCACCGCGACCCTTCAGAAGCGCGACGACGACCGCGCCAGCTTCCAGAGTGCCAAGGCCGCCGTCAGCGCCGCGGAGGCAACGCTCGCCGGCACCGACGCCGCGATCGGCTATGCCAAGGCCCAGGTGATCTCCGCCGAGGCTGCGGTCGAGGCGGGTGAGGCGACGCTCGACCGCATCCGCACGGACATCGCCGACACCACCCTGACCGCGCCGCGCGACGGCCGTGTCCAGTACCGCGTCGCGCAGCCGGGCGAGGTGATTGCCGCGGGCGGCACGGTCGTCAACATCGTCGACCTTGCCGACGTCTACATGACCTTCTTCCTGCCGACCTCCGCGGCCGGCCGCATCGCCATCGGCGCCGAAGCCCGCATCGTGCTGGATGCCGCGCCGCAATACGTGGTGCCTGCCGAAATCTCCTATGTCGCGGACGTCGCCCAGTTCACGCCGAAGACCGTTGAGACGGAGGAGGAGCGCCAGAAGCTGACCTTCCGCCTCAAGGCCAAGGTCGATGCCGGGACCCTCAAAAAATACATCCGCTTCGTGAAGACCGGCCTGCCGGGCATGGCCTATGTGCGGCTCAACCCTGAGGCGGAATGGCCGGAGCACCTGGCCGTCAGGCTGCCCGATGTCCGGTAA
- a CDS encoding LysR family transcriptional regulator — MTYSAGEMRSKRPSPHTLNAFEAAARLGSFSKAAAELGVTQPAVSRAIAALEAEVGEQLFQRSGPNVQLTPKGAELSTLLSDAFTSLETLFARWRANRDRGSVLLSISSSMATHWLIPRLFDFRQLFPNVDLRFELIAGAIGSAPITADLGLRRVEPGQSAEPDSLYVPEIIQPIASPEYLRRMGPLGRTGARRPHTLITLSNHWCDWPKFAAESGLALPKEFNEMQFSDYSVALESAINGQGVVLGWLSVTSRLIRMRKLVGAADAAYSTGATYNLITNSAFPPSDLVRKVRAWMQKEVRAELEAIEKSERLFAAACNIALATT, encoded by the coding sequence TTGACCTATTCCGCAGGCGAAATGCGCTCAAAGCGTCCCTCACCCCACACGCTCAACGCCTTCGAAGCCGCGGCACGCCTTGGATCGTTTTCCAAAGCGGCGGCCGAACTGGGGGTCACGCAGCCTGCCGTCAGCCGCGCGATTGCCGCGCTCGAGGCGGAGGTCGGGGAACAGTTGTTCCAGCGCTCGGGCCCGAATGTGCAGCTGACACCCAAGGGCGCGGAGCTCAGTACCTTGCTCTCGGACGCCTTCACGTCGCTCGAGACGCTGTTCGCGCGCTGGCGGGCGAACCGGGATCGCGGATCGGTTCTGCTGTCGATCTCCTCCTCCATGGCGACACATTGGTTGATCCCGAGATTGTTCGACTTCCGGCAGCTCTTTCCCAATGTCGATCTGCGGTTCGAGCTGATCGCGGGCGCTATCGGCAGCGCTCCCATCACTGCGGATCTGGGGCTGCGGCGGGTCGAACCGGGACAGTCCGCCGAACCGGACTCGCTCTATGTCCCGGAGATCATCCAGCCGATCGCCTCGCCGGAATATCTGCGCCGCATGGGGCCCCTCGGGCGTACGGGAGCGCGGCGGCCGCACACGCTGATCACGCTCAGCAACCACTGGTGCGACTGGCCGAAATTCGCAGCGGAAAGCGGACTTGCCCTGCCGAAAGAATTCAACGAGATGCAGTTTTCGGATTACTCGGTCGCACTGGAATCCGCCATCAACGGGCAAGGCGTCGTGCTGGGATGGCTTTCGGTCACCTCACGGCTGATCCGCATGCGGAAACTGGTTGGCGCCGCGGATGCCGCCTATTCCACCGGAGCGACCTACAACCTGATTACGAACAGTGCCTTTCCTCCGAGCGATCTCGTCAGGAAAGTTCGGGCCTGGATGCAGAAGGAGGTGCGCGCGGAGCTTGAGGCTATCGAAAAATCGGAACGCCTCTTTGCCGCGGCCTGCAATATCGCCCTCGCCACGACCTGA
- a CDS encoding mandelate racemase/muconate lactonizing enzyme family protein: MKITSATVYHVKGEGLKPIILKLETDAGIVGLGEPAPSFGCGGGGTVGMIKDLCERFIVGQDPTRINALTAEMIDQSFWLRNPGGIASSALSAIELALWDIRARALDVPVYDLFGGRMRDGLDYYANGWYFGAKSKAEVISQAEAAVKDGHRALKMYPLARIRPNGTLCHPSNRFADDRMLVAEAVAFVRDVRAAIGPDVLLMLDLAGGLSHGDTIRFCREIEDYDISFVEEIIDPGDLGAMAQIAPHINIPIATGERHFLLNGYRDLLETRSVSILQPDVGSVGGFAEAFKVAALGEAYGLKLQPHVCAGSVGVAIGMHLSACIRNFYIQEHFPYWSTIPGYIEVATESFESCARNGALPIPEGPGFGVTLNDAVMRDHVFAHLD; encoded by the coding sequence GTGAAGATCACCTCTGCAACCGTCTACCATGTCAAAGGCGAAGGACTGAAGCCGATTATCCTGAAGCTTGAGACCGATGCCGGCATCGTCGGGCTCGGCGAGCCCGCGCCCTCCTTTGGCTGCGGCGGCGGCGGTACGGTCGGGATGATCAAGGATCTTTGCGAGCGCTTCATCGTCGGCCAGGACCCGACCCGGATCAACGCGCTGACGGCCGAGATGATCGACCAGTCCTTCTGGCTGCGCAATCCCGGCGGCATCGCCAGCTCCGCTCTCAGCGCGATCGAACTGGCGCTGTGGGACATCCGGGCACGCGCCCTGGACGTCCCGGTCTACGACCTGTTCGGCGGGCGGATGCGCGACGGCCTCGATTACTATGCCAACGGCTGGTATTTCGGCGCGAAATCCAAGGCCGAGGTGATCAGCCAGGCCGAGGCGGCGGTCAAGGACGGGCATCGCGCCCTCAAGATGTATCCCCTTGCGCGGATCCGGCCCAACGGCACGCTTTGCCACCCGAGCAACCGGTTCGCCGACGACCGCATGCTTGTCGCCGAAGCCGTCGCCTTCGTCCGCGATGTGCGCGCCGCGATCGGGCCCGACGTCCTGCTCATGCTCGACCTTGCCGGCGGCCTGTCCCATGGCGATACGATCCGCTTCTGCCGCGAGATCGAGGACTACGACATTTCCTTCGTCGAAGAGATTATCGACCCCGGCGATTTGGGAGCGATGGCCCAAATCGCACCGCATATCAACATTCCGATCGCGACGGGTGAACGGCATTTCCTGTTGAACGGCTACCGCGATCTCCTGGAGACCCGGTCGGTCAGCATCCTGCAACCCGATGTCGGCAGCGTCGGCGGCTTCGCCGAAGCGTTCAAGGTGGCGGCCCTTGGCGAGGCCTACGGGCTCAAGCTGCAGCCGCATGTCTGTGCAGGTTCGGTCGGGGTGGCCATCGGCATGCATCTGAGCGCCTGCATCCGCAACTTCTATATCCAGGAACATTTCCCCTACTGGTCGACCATCCCGGGCTACATCGAGGTGGCGACCGAGAGCTTCGAGTCCTGCGCGCGCAACGGTGCACTTCCGATCCCGGAAGGCCCGGGGTTCGGCGTCACGCTGAACGACGCGGTCATGCGCGACCACGTCTTTGCGCATCTCGATTGA
- a CDS encoding ABC transporter substrate-binding protein, whose protein sequence is MSKTTKTLPPTPTRRRFLEGLGTGILAAPFVLSARRTLAADALVLVTWGGAYADVIRKAITTPFTEETGIGVTLVSGPDLSKAKAQVTTGNLEWDLYDGSGGSMHNAAKEGLFEELDTSVIDTSNLVGEATAHAMPFLIYAGGIAFDPERTPSPPRTFKQLFDGDAYPGRIGLRTRVSETLEIALLADGVDPKDLYPLDVDRAFAALERIKPRVAKWIAQTPQTISLLSSNEIDYSYTYNGRVASAKADGLSIDFSTDQTILMTQYYSVLKGSPKREQAMAYIAYATRPEVQTRLSEAYYSVPVRPGALDQVAPEVKALLPDPKDPRTVLLKEAFWADNFITLDRRFKEFLLA, encoded by the coding sequence ATGAGCAAGACGACCAAGACACTCCCGCCGACCCCGACGCGCCGGCGCTTCCTCGAAGGGCTCGGCACCGGCATTCTGGCGGCGCCGTTCGTCCTGTCGGCGCGCCGCACGCTGGCCGCGGATGCCCTGGTCCTGGTCACCTGGGGCGGCGCCTATGCGGATGTCATCCGCAAGGCCATCACCACACCCTTCACCGAGGAAACCGGGATCGGCGTGACGCTGGTCAGCGGCCCGGACCTGTCCAAGGCCAAGGCGCAGGTCACCACCGGGAACCTGGAATGGGATCTTTACGACGGCAGCGGCGGCTCAATGCACAACGCCGCCAAGGAAGGGCTGTTCGAGGAGCTCGATACCAGCGTCATCGACACGTCCAACCTTGTGGGCGAGGCGACGGCGCACGCGATGCCGTTCCTGATCTATGCCGGCGGCATTGCCTTTGACCCGGAGCGCACGCCCAGCCCGCCCCGCACCTTCAAGCAGCTCTTCGATGGCGATGCCTATCCCGGCCGCATCGGCCTGCGCACCCGCGTTTCCGAAACGCTCGAGATCGCGCTCCTGGCCGACGGCGTCGACCCCAAGGATCTCTACCCGCTCGATGTCGACCGGGCCTTTGCTGCGCTCGAAAGGATCAAGCCGCGCGTGGCCAAATGGATTGCGCAGACCCCGCAGACCATCAGCCTCCTGAGCAGCAACGAGATCGACTATTCCTACACCTATAATGGCCGGGTCGCGTCTGCGAAGGCCGATGGCTTGAGCATCGACTTCTCGACGGATCAGACGATCCTCATGACCCAGTACTATTCGGTTCTGAAGGGCTCCCCCAAACGGGAGCAGGCAATGGCATACATCGCCTATGCCACCCGCCCCGAGGTGCAGACGCGCCTGTCCGAGGCCTATTATTCCGTTCCCGTGCGCCCCGGCGCGCTGGACCAGGTGGCGCCCGAGGTCAAGGCTCTGCTTCCGGACCCGAAGGACCCCCGCACGGTGCTGCTGAAGGAAGCCTTCTGGGCCGACAACTTCATCACGCTGGACCGGCGCTTCAAGGAATTCCTGCTCGCCTGA
- a CDS encoding ABC transporter permease, whose translation MTTPLLRRDGRTRKMLNRLGFGSFLLPLTLFMLLVFCLPLIGVIRTSICDGDCSLVAYSDFATGKLFHRALTNTLSIGFITGLVSVTCGYFVAYHLSRMTARRRRLFLVLVMLPFWTSILVKSFAFTVILGTDGIINNALQAVTGTDIVIPMIFNRAGVIIGMAHWLIPFAVFPILSSLLSQDKALRDAAEIMGARPWDIFWKVTFPLSLPGVIAGGLMSSVIGMGSFVTPALLGGRRDMMMANLVDFYVREALDWRMASAIAVILVLIALLILSLAAWLRQRQERGAVA comes from the coding sequence ATGACCACACCCCTGCTCCGGCGCGACGGCAGGACCCGGAAAATGCTGAACCGGCTGGGCTTCGGCAGCTTCCTGCTGCCGCTGACCCTGTTCATGCTCCTCGTCTTTTGCCTCCCTCTGATCGGGGTGATCCGCACAAGCATCTGCGACGGCGATTGCTCGCTCGTGGCGTATTCGGATTTCGCCACCGGCAAGCTGTTTCACCGTGCGCTGACCAACACGCTTTCGATCGGCTTCATTACCGGGCTCGTCTCGGTGACTTGCGGCTATTTCGTGGCCTATCACCTGTCGCGCATGACCGCGCGCAGGCGACGGCTCTTTCTTGTGCTGGTCATGCTGCCGTTCTGGACCTCGATCCTGGTCAAGAGCTTTGCCTTCACCGTGATCCTGGGCACCGACGGCATCATCAACAACGCCCTCCAGGCGGTGACGGGGACCGATATCGTTATCCCCATGATCTTCAACCGTGCCGGTGTGATCATCGGCATGGCCCATTGGCTCATTCCCTTCGCCGTTTTTCCGATCCTCAGCAGCCTGCTGTCACAGGACAAGGCGCTGCGCGATGCGGCCGAGATCATGGGCGCGCGCCCGTGGGACATCTTCTGGAAGGTCACCTTTCCGCTGAGCCTGCCCGGCGTCATCGCCGGCGGCCTGATGTCCTCGGTGATCGGCATGGGCAGCTTCGTCACGCCGGCGCTCCTCGGCGGTCGACGCGACATGATGATGGCCAACCTCGTGGATTTCTACGTCCGCGAGGCACTCGACTGGCGCATGGCCTCGGCCATCGCGGTGATCCTCGTTCTCATCGCGCTGTTGATCCTGTCGCTCGCCGCCTGGCTGCGGCAGCGCCAGGAAAGAGGAGCCGTGGCATGA
- a CDS encoding ABC transporter permease, producing the protein MSTNPSSSGTPMRFLTRNLSLPVLVTWLIYVFLLVPSLVVIPISFGTSNELVFPPQDWGLDLYRRALDPAEGWLSAAGRSTMLGILATAIALLMGVPAAYGLSRSRFPGQKALTFMLMSPIFAPTIVVALALYLYFATLGMTGTMVALAMSHAVVITPFILVTTLSGLKHLDRNIENAAMVMGATRLQIFFHVVLPALKGSVLTGGLFAFLLSFDEVIVSWFIARSDQPTLPVKMYSSIQWEISPVLSAISTFLVAITVVGSVVAAFTSSAETDGI; encoded by the coding sequence ATGAGCACCAATCCTTCCAGTTCGGGGACCCCGATGCGCTTCCTGACCAGAAACCTGAGCCTGCCCGTCCTTGTGACCTGGCTGATCTACGTCTTCCTGCTCGTGCCGTCGCTCGTCGTGATCCCGATTTCGTTCGGCACCTCGAACGAGCTGGTCTTTCCCCCGCAGGACTGGGGGCTGGACCTGTATCGCCGCGCGCTCGATCCCGCCGAGGGTTGGCTCTCGGCGGCCGGCCGCAGCACGATGCTGGGCATTCTGGCGACCGCCATCGCCCTCTTAATGGGGGTGCCGGCCGCCTATGGCCTGTCGCGCTCGCGGTTTCCCGGCCAGAAGGCCCTGACCTTCATGCTGATGAGCCCGATCTTCGCGCCCACCATCGTGGTGGCGCTCGCGCTCTATCTCTATTTCGCGACACTCGGCATGACCGGGACGATGGTCGCTCTGGCGATGTCCCACGCGGTGGTGATCACGCCGTTCATTCTGGTGACGACGCTGTCCGGGCTGAAGCATCTGGACCGCAACATCGAGAACGCGGCCATGGTGATGGGCGCGACGCGGCTCCAGATCTTCTTTCACGTGGTTCTGCCGGCGTTGAAAGGCTCGGTCCTGACGGGCGGGTTGTTCGCGTTCCTGCTGTCCTTCGACGAGGTGATCGTGTCGTGGTTCATCGCGCGCAGCGACCAGCCGACGCTGCCCGTCAAGATGTACAGTTCGATCCAGTGGGAAATCTCGCCCGTGCTTTCAGCGATCTCCACCTTCCTCGTCGCGATCACGGTGGTTGGCTCCGTCGTGGCGGCATTCACCAGTTCGGCCGAAACCGACGGCATCTGA
- a CDS encoding ABC transporter ATP-binding protein: protein MTINKLSLQQVSKAYGYVDALHPTDLNVAEGEFVTLLGPSGSGKSTLLKIIAGMERPSGGRVFINGRDTTETPVRERDLGMVFQNYALMPHLSVFDNVAFPLKVRKTGAEEIRRKVGEALGTVQLAHLADRKPQALSGGQQQRVSIARAIVYNPSLVLMDEPLGALDKKLREQLQHEIKQLHERLGITILYVTHDQQEAMSMSDRIALMNDGRIEQLGAPRELYFSPKTAFAADFLGNSNFIDATVSEISNAGTRCRLSGGAELLAPRRDGVRQGDAVRLMVRPEHIHLIGDNGAAEDNVLSASSLGPTFFGDALEIRAQIAGGPEISVKVANNFDVAAAAPGQPLRLGWSSDHTHLFASESGR from the coding sequence ATGACGATCAACAAACTTTCGCTGCAACAGGTTTCCAAGGCCTACGGGTATGTGGACGCCCTGCATCCGACCGACCTGAACGTCGCCGAGGGCGAATTCGTGACGCTTCTGGGGCCGAGCGGCTCGGGCAAATCGACCCTGCTCAAGATCATTGCCGGGATGGAACGGCCGAGTGGCGGCCGTGTTTTCATCAACGGGCGGGACACGACCGAGACGCCCGTTCGCGAACGCGACCTGGGCATGGTCTTCCAGAACTATGCGCTGATGCCGCATCTGAGTGTCTTCGACAACGTCGCCTTTCCACTGAAGGTGCGAAAGACCGGGGCCGAGGAGATCAGGCGGAAGGTCGGCGAAGCGCTGGGAACCGTGCAGCTGGCGCATCTGGCCGACCGCAAGCCCCAGGCGCTGTCCGGCGGACAGCAGCAGCGCGTGTCGATCGCCCGCGCCATCGTCTACAATCCGTCTCTGGTGCTGATGGACGAGCCCCTGGGCGCGCTCGACAAGAAGCTGCGCGAACAGCTTCAGCATGAGATCAAGCAACTGCACGAGCGGCTCGGAATCACGATCCTCTATGTGACGCACGATCAGCAGGAAGCGATGTCGATGTCGGATCGGATCGCCCTGATGAACGACGGGCGGATCGAGCAGCTCGGCGCGCCGCGCGAGCTCTATTTCTCTCCCAAGACCGCTTTCGCGGCCGATTTCCTGGGCAATTCCAACTTCATCGACGCGACCGTATCGGAAATCTCGAACGCCGGGACGCGTTGCCGCCTGTCCGGCGGCGCGGAATTGCTGGCTCCCCGGCGCGACGGCGTCCGGCAAGGCGACGCGGTCCGGCTGATGGTCCGGCCGGAGCACATACACCTGATCGGCGACAACGGTGCCGCCGAGGACAACGTCCTTTCGGCGTCGTCGCTCGGCCCCACCTTCTTCGGCGATGCCCTGGAAATCCGGGCGCAGATCGCCGGCGGTCCGGAGATATCGGTGAAGGTCGCGAACAATTTCGATGTGGCGGCGGCGGCACCGGGCCAGCCCTTACGGCTCGGCTGGTCGTCCGACCATACCCACCTGTTCGCATCCGAGTCCGGCCGATGA
- a CDS encoding amidase has protein sequence MTRPTAPCDLGAIEARELIASGALSARELAESCIARVEAVDPAVNALVARDFDTFRDRAREADARQAAGLPLGPLHGLPFAVKDMIDVAGLPTTFGSEIFRDNIAKADDPIVTALRQAGALPIGKTNTPEWSAGANSRNRVWGTTANPYDLSLNCGGSSGGSAVALVCGFAPLATGSDTGGSLRTPAAFNGVVGFRPSPGVVPGHSRSIATLSITTAGPMARSVADCGLMLSVMAVADRYDPFTTVTADGTPWTSSRFADLPRVDLSRLRFAVTEDFGFAPTEGATRATFRSVMSDLASFLPKIDERHPDCTGADRIFAVLRALLFLGAHDRYVSEQPDHVGRNVTDNVIEARGYSAADVAEAMYAQSAYYRRWQDFFESCDYLIAPTVTAGPRDWHENAPLEIDGRKLDSYYHWLALAYASTIAGHPAISIPCGRYPGGVPFGLQIIGRRHDDLGVLAVTAQIERLIAGSSNLAPVAPDLNGLMAAPPLSSRHGFLDVE, from the coding sequence ATGACCCGGCCAACCGCTCCGTGCGATCTCGGGGCGATCGAGGCCCGGGAGCTGATCGCGAGCGGCGCGCTTTCCGCCCGAGAACTGGCGGAATCCTGCATCGCGCGGGTCGAAGCGGTGGACCCCGCCGTCAATGCCCTGGTCGCGCGCGATTTCGACACGTTTCGGGACCGCGCGAGAGAGGCCGACGCCAGGCAGGCGGCCGGCCTGCCGCTGGGGCCGCTGCACGGCCTGCCATTCGCGGTCAAGGACATGATCGACGTGGCCGGACTGCCGACGACCTTCGGCTCCGAGATCTTCAGAGACAATATCGCCAAGGCGGATGATCCGATCGTGACGGCGCTCCGCCAGGCCGGCGCATTGCCGATCGGCAAGACGAACACGCCGGAATGGAGTGCCGGGGCCAACTCCCGCAACCGCGTCTGGGGCACGACGGCAAACCCTTACGACCTTTCGCTCAATTGCGGCGGCTCTTCCGGCGGGTCGGCGGTGGCGCTTGTCTGCGGTTTCGCGCCCCTGGCGACCGGATCGGATACGGGCGGCAGCCTCAGGACCCCCGCCGCCTTCAACGGCGTCGTCGGGTTTCGCCCCTCCCCCGGCGTCGTGCCCGGACATTCGCGGTCGATCGCGACACTGTCGATCACCACGGCGGGACCGATGGCCAGATCGGTCGCGGACTGCGGTCTCATGCTCTCCGTCATGGCGGTTGCGGACCGGTACGATCCCTTCACGACCGTGACGGCCGACGGGACGCCGTGGACATCGAGCCGCTTTGCCGATCTGCCGCGCGTCGACCTCTCCCGGCTGCGTTTCGCCGTCACCGAGGACTTCGGGTTTGCCCCCACCGAGGGCGCGACGCGCGCGACATTCCGCTCTGTCATGTCGGACCTTGCCTCCTTCCTGCCGAAGATCGACGAGCGCCACCCCGACTGCACCGGCGCCGACCGGATTTTCGCGGTATTGCGGGCCTTGCTGTTTCTTGGCGCCCATGACCGCTATGTCTCCGAGCAGCCCGACCATGTCGGCCGGAACGTCACCGACAATGTGATCGAGGCGCGTGGGTATTCCGCGGCCGACGTGGCAGAGGCGATGTATGCGCAGAGTGCCTATTACAGGCGTTGGCAGGATTTCTTTGAATCTTGCGACTATCTGATCGCGCCCACGGTCACCGCCGGCCCCCGCGACTGGCACGAAAACGCCCCGCTGGAGATCGACGGGCGCAAGCTCGACAGCTACTACCACTGGCTTGCGCTGGCCTATGCCTCGACCATCGCCGGGCATCCGGCGATATCGATCCCCTGCGGCCGGTATCCGGGCGGCGTTCCCTTCGGGCTTCAGATCATCGGCCGGCGGCATGATGACCTCGGCGTCCTGGCGGTTACTGCACAGATCGAACGCCTCATCGCGGGATCATCGAATCTGGCGCCCGTGGCCCCGGACCTCAACGGTCTGATGGCCGCCCCGCCGCTTTCGTCCCGTCATGGGTTCCTGGACGTCGAGTGA
- a CDS encoding type 1 glutamine amidotransferase — protein sequence METIHIGILKAGSAPQRLAARKGDYDTCFRELLVGAGPFRFSTFAVEDGVFPDGADAADAWLITGARHGVYEDHPWIAPLEALIRDIRALGRPLVGICFGHQIVAQALGGKVERAAAGWIVGPQQYRTVSGRSFWVNAWHRDQVTHLPPDAEVLASGENCPYAALRYPGPVLTLQPHPELAADDLLDLLAERAGALTADQYAYVERTARRNLPDLDYVVPVLGRVLSCGRIDAEARATSRSEQPEQTR from the coding sequence ATGGAGACGATCCATATCGGCATCCTGAAGGCCGGCAGCGCGCCGCAACGGCTCGCCGCCAGGAAAGGCGACTACGACACCTGTTTCCGCGAGCTGCTGGTCGGTGCGGGGCCGTTCCGGTTTTCGACATTTGCCGTCGAGGATGGCGTCTTCCCCGACGGCGCCGACGCCGCCGATGCCTGGCTGATCACCGGCGCCCGCCACGGGGTCTATGAGGACCACCCGTGGATCGCGCCGTTGGAAGCGCTGATCCGCGACATCCGCGCGCTCGGCCGGCCCCTCGTCGGCATCTGCTTCGGCCACCAGATCGTCGCCCAGGCGCTCGGCGGCAAGGTGGAGCGGGCGGCAGCCGGCTGGATCGTCGGCCCGCAGCAGTACCGTACGGTCTCCGGCCGCAGCTTCTGGGTCAACGCCTGGCACCGGGACCAGGTCACGCATCTGCCGCCCGATGCCGAGGTGCTGGCGAGCGGCGAGAACTGCCCCTATGCGGCGCTCCGCTACCCCGGTCCGGTCCTGACCCTGCAACCCCATCCCGAACTCGCCGCCGACGACCTGCTCGACCTGCTGGCCGAACGGGCCGGCGCGCTGACGGCCGACCAATACGCCTATGTCGAACGCACCGCCCGGCGCAATCTGCCGGACCTCGACTACGTCGTCCCCGTCCTCGGCAGAGTCTTGAGCTGCGGTCGGATCGACGCAGAGGCCAGGGCGACCTCGCGCAGCGAGCAACCGGAACAAACGCGCTGA
- a CDS encoding ABC transporter permease: MKQMPFALRFVVILGSLLMIAPIAIILIVSFGGDGYLKFPPTSLSLQWYDIFFGDPRWWRSLWSSLLIALVASLVSTTIGFLASYVLVRTWSRLRTPLLALALTPMIVPQVITAIAMFYASSRAGLVGNLFWVAICHSVIALPIVLLILLATLQSIDVSLEQAAAGMGCSRFGIFRRIVIPLALPGIISAALFSFLASFDELIIALFLTGVTTQTLPVRIWNSLLLEVEPTIAAVSSFLVAITVIVLIADWAIRKATGNLPQETP; encoded by the coding sequence ATGAAGCAGATGCCGTTCGCCCTCCGGTTCGTCGTCATCCTCGGCAGCCTCCTGATGATCGCGCCGATCGCCATCATCCTGATCGTGTCGTTCGGCGGCGACGGCTACCTGAAGTTCCCGCCCACCTCGCTGTCGCTGCAGTGGTACGACATCTTCTTCGGCGATCCGCGCTGGTGGCGGTCGCTGTGGTCGTCCTTGCTGATCGCGCTGGTCGCCAGCCTTGTCTCCACCACCATCGGCTTTCTGGCGTCCTATGTCCTGGTTCGCACCTGGTCGCGCCTGCGCACACCGTTGCTGGCGCTCGCGCTGACGCCGATGATCGTCCCCCAGGTGATCACGGCGATCGCCATGTTCTACGCCTCGTCGCGTGCCGGCCTGGTCGGCAACCTGTTCTGGGTGGCCATCTGCCATTCGGTCATCGCCCTGCCGATCGTGCTGTTGATCCTGCTGGCGACCCTGCAGAGCATCGACGTCTCGCTGGAACAGGCGGCGGCCGGCATGGGCTGCTCGCGCTTCGGCATCTTCCGCCGGATCGTCATCCCGCTCGCCCTGCCGGGCATCATTTCCGCCGCGCTGTTTTCGTTCCTGGCCTCGTTCGACGAATTGATCATCGCCCTGTTCCTGACCGGGGTGACGACGCAGACGCTGCCGGTCCGGATCTGGAACAGCCTGCTCCTGGAGGTCGAGCCGACGATCGCCGCCGTCTCCAGCTTCCTGGTCGCAATCACCGTCATCGTGCTGATCGCCGACTGGGCGATCCGCAAGGCGACGGGCAACCTGCCGCAGGAGACCCCCTGA